In Candidatus Sulfurimonas marisnigri, a single genomic region encodes these proteins:
- the uvrB gene encoding excinuclease ABC subunit UvrB, translating into MKNSINFKAHTDFEPAGDQPTAIKELSDSILKGNRYQTLEGVTGSGKTYTMAKVIENVKMPTIIMTHNKTLAAQLYSEFRSFFPKAHVEYFVSYYDYYQPEAYIPRQDLFIEKDSAINDELERMRLSSTANLLSYDDVIVIASVSANYGLGDPEEYQNMVQVLEVGDEIPQKKLLLRLVEMGYSRNDSYFDTGHIRVNGESIDVYPPYFEQEAIRIEFFGDEIEAMYTFDIIDNKKLEEHKSFTIYATSQFSVSQEKMSVAIKRIEEELDERLAYFQKEGKLLEHQRLKQRVEFDLEMLQTTGMCKGVENYSRLLTNKKPGEAPFTLLDYFEVNHKDYLVIVDESHVSLPQYRGMYAGDRARKDVLVDYGFRLPSALDNRPLKADEYINKAPHYLFVSATPAEYELEMSSVIAKQIIRPTGLLDPIIEIKPSDNQVEDIHDEIKKITLKDERVLITVLTKKMAEALTKYLADLGIKVQYMHSDIDTIERNQIIRSLRLGEFDVLIGINLLREGLDLPEVSLVAILDADKEGFLRSETALVQTIGRGARNSNGRVILYANKITGSMQRAIDKTTARREIQEAHNKKHNITPTTTIRKLDANLKVEDHGGIYQKHKKMDKIPASERKAMVKELSLKMKEAARELNFEEAARLRDEITKIKKL; encoded by the coding sequence ATGAAAAATTCAATCAATTTTAAAGCTCATACAGATTTTGAACCAGCTGGTGACCAACCTACTGCTATTAAAGAATTAAGTGATTCTATACTAAAAGGTAATCGCTACCAAACACTTGAAGGTGTAACAGGTAGTGGTAAAACGTACACTATGGCTAAGGTTATAGAGAATGTTAAGATGCCTACTATTATTATGACTCACAACAAAACTTTAGCGGCTCAGCTATATAGTGAGTTTAGAAGTTTTTTTCCAAAGGCACATGTAGAATATTTTGTATCTTATTATGATTATTATCAGCCTGAAGCTTACATACCTCGTCAAGATTTGTTTATTGAAAAAGATAGTGCTATTAATGATGAACTAGAACGTATGAGACTCTCTTCCACCGCAAACCTCTTAAGCTATGATGATGTTATTGTTATTGCTTCTGTATCGGCTAACTATGGTTTAGGAGACCCTGAGGAGTATCAAAATATGGTTCAGGTTTTAGAAGTTGGCGATGAGATTCCTCAAAAGAAACTTCTTCTACGTTTGGTCGAGATGGGTTATAGTAGAAATGACTCATATTTTGACACGGGGCACATAAGAGTCAATGGAGAGAGCATAGATGTTTACCCTCCTTATTTTGAGCAAGAAGCTATCCGCATAGAGTTTTTTGGTGATGAGATTGAAGCAATGTATACCTTCGATATTATTGACAACAAAAAACTAGAAGAACACAAAAGTTTTACAATTTATGCAACTTCACAATTTAGTGTAAGCCAAGAGAAAATGTCTGTAGCCATTAAACGAATAGAAGAAGAGCTTGATGAAAGACTTGCATACTTTCAAAAAGAGGGAAAACTACTTGAGCACCAGAGACTAAAGCAGAGAGTTGAGTTTGATTTAGAGATGCTTCAAACTACAGGTATGTGTAAAGGGGTTGAGAACTACTCAAGACTTTTGACAAACAAAAAACCTGGAGAAGCTCCATTTACACTACTTGACTACTTTGAGGTCAATCACAAAGATTATTTAGTCATAGTCGATGAATCACATGTATCTCTTCCTCAGTATCGTGGTATGTATGCAGGTGATAGAGCAAGAAAAGATGTCTTGGTTGATTACGGTTTCAGACTTCCTAGTGCACTCGACAACAGACCGCTAAAAGCAGATGAATATATAAATAAAGCTCCTCATTATCTTTTTGTTTCAGCTACACCCGCTGAGTATGAGCTAGAGATGTCAAGTGTTATTGCTAAGCAGATTATTCGCCCTACTGGATTACTTGACCCAATTATAGAGATAAAACCATCTGATAATCAGGTTGAAGATATTCACGATGAGATTAAAAAAATAACTCTTAAAGATGAACGCGTTCTTATAACTGTTCTTACGAAAAAAATGGCTGAGGCCCTTACAAAGTATTTAGCAGATTTGGGAATAAAAGTTCAATATATGCATTCAGATATTGATACAATTGAGAGAAATCAAATAATCCGTTCTCTTCGACTTGGCGAGTTTGATGTACTCATAGGTATAAATCTTCTCAGAGAAGGTCTAGATTTGCCAGAAGTTTCTCTTGTGGCTATTTTAGATGCTGACAAAGAGGGGTTTTTGAGAAGCGAAACCGCTCTTGTACAAACTATTGGTCGTGGTGCTAGAAACTCAAACGGTCGAGTTATTTTATATGCCAATAAAATAACAGGTTCCATGCAAAGAGCGATAGACAAAACAACAGCAAGAAGAGAGATTCAAGAGGCACATAACAAAAAGCATAATATAACTCCGACAACTACCATTCGTAAATTAGATGCAAACTTAAAAGTAGAAGATCATGGAGGTATTTATCAAAAACATAAAAAAATGGATAAAATACCAGCATCAGAAAGAAAAGCAATGGTAAAAGAGCTCTCACTTAAGATGAAAGAAGCTGCTCGTGAGTTAAACTTCGAAGAGGCAGCTCGTCTTCGTGATGAGATAACAAAAATTAAAAAACTTTAG
- the zntB gene encoding zinc transporter ZntB, whose product MNNNSGLVFAFILDGKGGGKSIDLDGVKKWNPSDGKLWIHLDYTKDDAQEWINNDSLIDPVIAESLTIEETRPRSLVHKGGMLLILRGVNLNPGADPEDMVSIRLWIDANRIVTLRHRRVMAIDDLCQAVKEGDGPSGPGAFLEDLSDRLIIRMGTVISDIDDSVDALQDDVLIEQSYDLRRKIADIRRSAISLRRYLAPQRDVMVRLHSEKVEWLGEMERMRLREVADRTMRYVEDLDSVRDRATVTQEELNNRLAEQMNKTMYVLSIVAGIFLPLGLLTGLLGINVGGIPGTESKSAFFIFCFILLAIAAGQIWFFKRKKWM is encoded by the coding sequence ATGAACAACAATAGCGGGCTTGTATTTGCTTTCATACTAGATGGAAAAGGTGGTGGAAAGAGCATTGATTTAGATGGTGTTAAGAAATGGAATCCTAGTGACGGTAAACTTTGGATTCATCTGGATTACACTAAAGATGATGCTCAGGAGTGGATCAACAATGACAGTTTGATTGATCCTGTCATTGCTGAATCATTGACGATTGAGGAAACCCGTCCAAGATCTTTAGTGCACAAAGGGGGAATGCTATTGATTCTGCGTGGCGTCAATCTTAATCCGGGTGCGGACCCAGAAGACATGGTGTCGATCAGGCTTTGGATTGATGCCAATCGTATTGTGACATTGCGACATCGCAGAGTTATGGCAATTGACGATCTTTGTCAAGCTGTAAAAGAGGGGGATGGTCCTTCAGGACCAGGTGCATTCTTAGAAGACTTGTCTGACCGCCTAATCATACGCATGGGCACTGTCATCTCCGATATTGATGACTCAGTTGATGCACTCCAAGATGATGTGCTCATCGAACAGAGTTATGATCTTCGGCGAAAAATTGCAGACATTCGTCGGTCAGCAATTTCTTTGCGCCGCTATCTCGCTCCCCAGCGGGATGTGATGGTTAGATTACACAGCGAGAAAGTTGAGTGGCTAGGCGAAATGGAACGTATGCGTTTAAGGGAAGTTGCCGACCGCACAATGCGCTATGTTGAAGATCTTGATTCTGTACGAGATCGAGCCACCGTTACACAAGAAGAACTCAACAACCGTTTAGCGGAGCAAATGAACAAGACAATGTATGTGTTGTCCATCGTGGCAGGTATTTTCCTTCCCCTTGGCCTTTTGACAGGGCTACTTGGCATTAATGTGGGTGGTATCCCTGGTACGGAAAGTAAATCGGCATTTTTCATTTTCTGCTTCATTTTACTTGCAATAGCCGCTGGACAGATATGGTTTTTTAAGCGAAAGAAGTGGATGTAA
- a CDS encoding DUF5989 family protein: protein MSLFKELLIFLRVRKKLWLSPIIIIMLLLGALIVLVQGTAVAPFIYTLF, encoded by the coding sequence ATGAGTTTATTTAAAGAACTATTAATATTTTTAAGAGTTAGAAAAAAGTTATGGCTATCACCTATTATAATAATCATGTTACTTTTAGGGGCGCTAATTGTACTTGTCCAAGGCACTGCAGTAGCTCCTTTTATATATACGCTATTTTAG
- a CDS encoding NAD(P)/FAD-dependent oxidoreductase, which yields MKIYDVIILGAGASGLMCASHLDKNLDVAVVECNSKVAQKLKISGGGKCNITNVHVSEDNYDGDGDFVSYSLNNFSKEDLLNYLHVNGVEPIMRKNRYYFCKDSSDEIIDILKKKSRYADILLNTEILHVEKKDELFEVKTLQGVYKTKKLIVATGGKSYKTLGASDIGLEIAKSFGIKVKDFTPALVGLTVQKDQFWMKELSGLSCYVNIKVDCKILKEEMLFAHKGISGPAVLSASLYWQKGNIAIDFLPDDNILELIKGSKKLLSSVIPLPKRLSKAILEALHVEDVECKKIDSESMKKLQNIHNYEFAPAGNFGFSKAEVCRGGVLSSELNFATLESLHVENLYFIGEVVDVTGELGGYNFQWAFSSGVTCANSLS from the coding sequence ATGAAAATATATGATGTGATAATTTTGGGAGCTGGGGCAAGCGGTTTAATGTGCGCCTCTCATTTGGATAAAAATTTAGATGTAGCAGTGGTTGAGTGTAACTCTAAAGTTGCACAAAAACTGAAAATTTCCGGTGGCGGAAAGTGCAACATAACAAATGTACATGTAAGTGAAGATAATTATGACGGAGATGGTGATTTTGTGTCTTACTCTTTGAATAATTTTTCAAAAGAGGATTTGCTCAATTATCTACATGTAAACGGCGTAGAGCCTATTATGCGAAAGAACCGTTACTATTTTTGCAAAGATTCTTCTGATGAAATTATAGATATTTTGAAAAAAAAGAGCAGATATGCAGATATTCTTTTAAACACAGAGATTCTACATGTAGAGAAAAAAGATGAACTTTTTGAGGTGAAAACTTTGCAAGGTGTATATAAAACAAAAAAACTCATAGTAGCAACGGGCGGCAAAAGTTATAAAACACTTGGTGCCAGCGATATTGGTCTAGAGATTGCAAAAAGCTTTGGTATAAAGGTAAAAGATTTTACTCCAGCTCTTGTGGGCTTAACAGTTCAAAAAGATCAGTTTTGGATGAAAGAACTTAGTGGACTTAGTTGTTATGTAAACATAAAAGTAGATTGTAAAATTTTAAAAGAGGAGATGCTTTTTGCACATAAGGGGATAAGCGGTCCTGCTGTTTTATCGGCTTCTCTTTATTGGCAAAAAGGAAATATTGCTATAGATTTCTTACCAGATGATAATATTTTAGAGCTTATCAAAGGTAGTAAAAAACTACTAAGTTCAGTTATCCCTCTTCCAAAAAGACTCTCAAAAGCGATTTTAGAAGCTCTACATGTAGAAGATGTGGAGTGCAAAAAAATAGACTCAGAATCTATGAAGAAATTGCAAAATATCCATAACTATGAGTTCGCTCCAGCAGGCAACTTTGGTTTTTCTAAAGCTGAGGTTTGTCGTGGCGGAGTTTTAAGTAGTGAGCTGAATTTCGCAACCTTGGAATCTCTACATGTAGAGAATTTATACTTCATAGGAGAAGTTGTAGATGTAACAGGTGAGCTTGGTGGATACAACTTTCAGTGGGCGTTTAGTAGCGGGGTAACGTGTGCCAACTCTCTCAGCTAA
- a CDS encoding SxtJ family membrane protein has translation MKKSKKNDLKVFALIWSFIFLVIGLWPLINNDEIRLWAIFILIIFVVIAFSKPSILNSFYTIWISVGEFIGSIISRAIMIVIFYGLFTPVSFILRLFGKDLLRRNLDKNSSSYWIDRETQPGSLKNQF, from the coding sequence ATCAAAAAATCAAAAAAAAATGATTTAAAAGTATTTGCCTTAATATGGTCATTTATATTTTTAGTTATCGGATTATGGCCACTTATTAACAATGATGAAATTAGATTGTGGGCTATATTTATATTGATTATATTTGTTGTAATTGCATTTTCTAAGCCCTCAATATTAAACTCTTTTTATACAATTTGGATAAGTGTAGGTGAGTTTATTGGCAGCATAATTTCAAGAGCAATTATGATTGTTATTTTTTATGGCTTGTTCACGCCAGTATCATTTATACTTAGACTTTTTGGAAAAGACTTATTGAGAAGAAATCTTGATAAAAACAGCTCAAGCTACTGGATAGATAGAGAAACCCAACCCGGTTCGCTTAAAAACCAATTTTAG
- a CDS encoding DedA family protein, translating to MEDTFSNLTTYGYIGLFLYSLGGGFVALIGAGVLSFMGKMDLTLSMSIAFVANSLGDFLLFYMARYQKSMMMDGLRKHRRKLALAHIMMKKNGSWIILIQKFVYGIKTLVPIAIGLTKYDFKKFAILNVASAAVWALVVGLGSYYSGSYLIKVAELIGDKPWIAPIILVVFGGALWLYMTQATKRKVK from the coding sequence ATGGAAGATACATTTAGCAATTTAACAACTTATGGATATATAGGACTTTTTTTATACTCGCTTGGCGGTGGGTTTGTAGCGCTTATTGGTGCTGGGGTGTTGTCATTTATGGGGAAAATGGATTTAACTCTTTCAATGTCCATAGCTTTTGTGGCAAATTCTTTAGGTGATTTTTTACTTTTTTACATGGCAAGGTATCAAAAAAGTATGATGATGGATGGTCTTCGCAAACATAGGAGAAAATTGGCTCTTGCTCATATTATGATGAAGAAAAATGGTTCTTGGATAATACTTATTCAAAAATTTGTTTACGGGATAAAAACTCTTGTCCCTATTGCTATCGGTCTTACTAAATATGACTTCAAAAAATTTGCTATTTTAAATGTTGCAAGTGCTGCAGTATGGGCTTTAGTTGTTGGACTTGGGAGCTACTACTCAGGCAGCTATTTAATAAAGGTTGCAGAGCTAATTGGTGATAAACCTTGGATAGCGCCAATCATACTTGTAGTTTTTGGTGGAGCTTTATGGCTCTATATGACTCAAGCCACAAAAAGAAAAGTTAAATAA
- a CDS encoding phage integrase N-terminal SAM-like domain-containing protein, producing the protein MEVKKKLLGLVRDKIRFKHYSYSTEKTYVHWIKHYILFHQKKSY; encoded by the coding sequence ATGGAAGTTAAAAAAAAGCTATTAGGTTTAGTTCGGGATAAGATTAGATTCAAACATTACAGTTATTCAACTGAAAAAACTTATGTGCATTGGATTAAGCACTATATATTGTTTCATCAAAAAAAATCCTATTGA
- a CDS encoding YqiA/YcfP family alpha/beta fold hydrolase, with protein MIIYIHGFSGSGDGIKANAFREYFKSLDEGFVAPSLSYIPELAIQTLEELIESYKGNVKLIGSSLGGFYTIYLAQKYGLRGVLINPSIFPYETLAKLTGYVPSYYDESIFEWRESHIKMLKNYEKDEINQSDFMLLVQKGDETLDYKKAVNKFANANVIIEEGGTHGFDGIERHFERIREFIL; from the coding sequence ATGATTATCTATATACACGGTTTTAGTGGAAGCGGAGATGGGATTAAGGCAAACGCTTTTAGAGAGTATTTTAAAAGTTTAGATGAGGGTTTTGTAGCTCCATCATTGTCTTATATTCCAGAGTTGGCTATACAGACTTTAGAAGAGTTAATAGAGTCTTACAAAGGCAATGTAAAGCTTATAGGCTCGTCTTTGGGCGGGTTTTATACTATATATTTAGCTCAAAAGTATGGTTTGAGGGGAGTTCTTATAAACCCGTCTATATTTCCTTATGAAACGCTTGCTAAACTCACAGGCTATGTACCAAGCTACTATGATGAGAGCATCTTTGAGTGGAGAGAGTCTCATATTAAAATGCTGAAAAACTATGAAAAAGATGAAATCAATCAAAGTGATTTTATGCTTTTAGTACAAAAGGGTGATGAGACTCTTGACTACAAAAAGGCTGTCAATAAATTTGCAAATGCGAACGTAATTATAGAAGAGGGTGGCACTCATGGTTTTGATGGCATTGAGAGACACTTTGAGAGAATAAGAGAGTTTATACTTTAA
- the pckA gene encoding phosphoenolpyruvate carboxykinase (ATP), producing the protein MKLAELEEIGLKNVGNVYHNLSYEELIQHELDNNECALTKKGATAVDTGIFTGRSPKDKYFVDREPSNKHIAWGDINKKISSEIFDELLIIAQEQLSNKDIYVTDVFCGASAASKRSVRFVSEIAWQSHFVKNMFIRPEPPELEVFKSDFTVLNACKAVNDKWKEHGMNSEVFVLFDVERNIAIIGGTWYGGEMKKGIFSMMNYWLPLENKLPMHCSANVGENGDTALFFGLSGTGKTTLSTDPHRALIGDDEHGWDNYGVFNFEGGCYAKVINLDGKSEPEIYNAIRTDALLENVVMYGEGEVDYEDSSKTENTRVSYPIEHIENHEPTLHAGHPKNIIFLTADAFGILPPVSKLTKEQAMYYFLSGYTAKVAGTERGITEPVATFSACFGEAFLPLHPTEYAKLLGEKIDEHGSNVYLVNTGWTGGIYGVGHRMSIKDTRACINAILDGSIQNSEFDTTKTFRLHVPRTLGGLNPEILNPRNAWKDKDEFDKTRDTLAEMFIENYKKYNDGEHEDYSPAGPIVGS; encoded by the coding sequence ATGAAGTTAGCTGAGTTAGAAGAAATAGGTCTAAAAAATGTTGGTAATGTTTATCATAACCTAAGTTATGAAGAATTAATTCAACATGAACTTGATAATAATGAGTGTGCTCTTACAAAAAAAGGTGCAACAGCTGTTGACACTGGTATATTCACGGGACGAAGTCCAAAAGATAAATATTTTGTAGATAGAGAGCCATCAAATAAACATATTGCTTGGGGTGATATAAATAAAAAAATATCTTCTGAAATTTTTGACGAACTTTTAATAATAGCTCAAGAACAACTCTCTAACAAAGATATTTACGTAACTGATGTCTTTTGTGGAGCGAGTGCCGCTTCAAAAAGATCAGTTCGTTTTGTGTCTGAAATAGCATGGCAATCACACTTTGTTAAAAACATGTTTATTCGTCCTGAACCGCCTGAACTTGAAGTTTTTAAGTCAGACTTTACTGTCTTAAATGCTTGTAAAGCTGTAAATGACAAATGGAAAGAACACGGTATGAATTCAGAAGTTTTCGTACTTTTTGATGTTGAGAGAAACATAGCAATAATTGGTGGTACATGGTACGGTGGTGAGATGAAAAAAGGTATTTTTTCAATGATGAACTACTGGTTGCCGTTAGAAAACAAACTTCCTATGCACTGTTCAGCAAATGTTGGTGAAAATGGTGATACTGCACTTTTCTTTGGTCTTAGCGGAACAGGAAAAACAACTCTCTCAACAGATCCACATCGAGCATTAATTGGCGATGATGAACATGGTTGGGATAACTATGGTGTTTTTAACTTTGAAGGTGGATGTTACGCAAAAGTAATTAACCTTGATGGTAAAAGCGAACCAGAGATATACAATGCTATTAGGACAGATGCTCTTTTGGAAAATGTTGTGATGTATGGAGAAGGTGAGGTTGACTACGAGGATAGCTCAAAAACTGAAAATACTCGTGTTTCATACCCAATTGAGCATATAGAAAATCATGAACCGACTTTACATGCAGGACATCCTAAAAATATCATCTTTTTAACAGCTGATGCTTTTGGTATTCTCCCTCCAGTCTCAAAGCTTACAAAAGAGCAAGCAATGTACTACTTCTTAAGTGGATATACTGCAAAAGTAGCTGGAACGGAGCGCGGTATTACTGAACCTGTTGCAACATTTAGTGCATGTTTTGGCGAAGCATTTTTACCACTGCACCCAACAGAATATGCTAAGCTTTTGGGTGAAAAGATAGATGAACATGGTTCTAATGTTTACCTTGTAAACACAGGCTGGACTGGTGGTATTTATGGTGTTGGTCATAGAATGAGCATAAAAGATACCCGTGCTTGTATCAACGCAATTTTAGATGGAAGTATTCAAAATAGTGAGTTTGATACTACTAAAACATTTAGATTACATGTGCCAAGAACGCTTGGAGGATTAAACCCAGAAATATTAAATCCTCGTAACGCTTGGAAAGACAAAGATGAGTTTGATAAAACAAGAGATACTTTAGCTGAGATGTTTATTGAAAATTATAAAAAATATAATGATGGAGAGCATGAAGACTACTCTCCGGCAGGACCGATAGTGGGAAGTTGA
- a CDS encoding MBL fold metallo-hydrolase, translated as MKLLLLSVLLLNSLFAFEYTLSPTKVNSNTYCFFGLPEVMNEKNNGNISNSCYVNMGDSYIVIDSGPSYLYAKSTHANMKEIKDLPISYLINTHGHDDHYLGNAYYKEIGVEIVGSKEFKNVEIVQETRMQSRISKEAYAGTKQVFPSTLVDGTKVLELNGIKVYLEAVDKRAHSNSDIFIHIPKYETIFAGDLVFSERIPVIRDGNLNNWIEALEKIKTIKAKHIIGGHGEIVDKSSIDSTYNYIKTLRDKVAFALEDGDELDDAVNNIKMEDFKEYKTYSEQHKPNVAIAYRKLEWEQ; from the coding sequence ATGAAACTGCTTCTGTTAAGCGTGTTACTTTTAAATTCTCTATTTGCTTTTGAATACACTCTCTCTCCAACAAAAGTAAACTCTAATACATATTGCTTTTTCGGCTTGCCAGAAGTTATGAATGAGAAAAATAATGGAAATATATCAAACTCTTGTTATGTAAATATGGGTGATAGTTATATCGTTATAGATAGTGGTCCTTCATACCTTTATGCAAAAAGTACACATGCAAATATGAAAGAGATTAAAGACTTGCCTATCTCTTATCTTATAAACACACATGGGCATGATGATCACTATCTTGGTAATGCTTACTACAAAGAGATTGGTGTAGAGATTGTTGGCTCAAAAGAGTTTAAAAATGTAGAAATAGTTCAAGAGACTAGAATGCAAAGCAGAATCTCTAAAGAGGCTTACGCAGGAACCAAGCAAGTTTTTCCAAGCACACTTGTAGATGGTACAAAAGTTTTAGAACTAAACGGTATAAAAGTCTACCTTGAAGCAGTAGACAAAAGAGCACACTCAAACAGTGATATATTTATTCATATACCTAAGTACGAGACTATTTTTGCAGGAGATTTGGTTTTTAGTGAGAGAATTCCTGTTATTAGAGATGGAAACCTAAACAACTGGATTGAAGCTCTAGAAAAAATCAAAACTATAAAAGCAAAACATATCATAGGCGGACATGGAGAGATAGTAGATAAAAGCTCGATTGATTCTACTTATAACTATATAAAAACACTAAGAGATAAAGTAGCATTTGCATTGGAAGACGGTGATGAACTAGACGATGCAGTAAATAACATAAAAATGGAAGATTTTAAAGAGTATAAAACTTACTCTGAGCAGCATAAGCCAAATGTTGCAATAGCATATAGAAAACTAGAGTGGGAACAATAG
- a CDS encoding cation:proton antiporter, with product MENLLLAIFLTITIATVLNIILKKFDISHIIGYILSGTIISYIFGFNGLNIYSLELIGEFGIVFLMFNIGLELSFSKIKKMKEILLTNGLLQVLLNVVVIFLLSFYLFKLDFNTSLIISLAFSLSSTAIVLTYLKKSKDILTPYGQKSMGILIFQDLAVIPILLLITFLTNDTLSISEVLIRTVISAILVLVFMFTIGEKIVNALLQFSAKAELEELFLGSVFSIVIGASLLTHEMGFTYSLGAFMAGMIIADTKYNVKVESDIATYKDLLLSVFFFGVGTKIDMIYFLENMFIVIFIFLLAMLFKSIVIYAIIRRNSDKNTSAKTALALAQIGEFSFAIFAIAGSHKLISEEMTNFLILVGVMSMILTPFILSHIYKISSYFEKEFYESDVITPIKLKNHIVIAGFGTLGRRVATDLKARGVDFVIISDNLKHVLLARKVGYSAYFGHLNKLPVLESLAVDEAKAIIITVSDEHQKRLISEAILNFFKDTNIIIKIDNSEEKQNLKDLQELEFVDASYEISNVLVNHALNK from the coding sequence ATGGAAAATTTACTATTAGCAATATTTTTAACAATCACAATTGCAACTGTACTCAATATAATTTTAAAAAAATTTGATATTTCCCATATTATCGGGTATATTTTATCTGGAACAATTATAAGCTATATCTTTGGATTTAATGGGCTAAACATATATTCACTTGAGCTTATAGGCGAGTTTGGAATAGTATTTTTGATGTTTAATATAGGGCTGGAACTGAGCTTCTCAAAAATCAAAAAGATGAAAGAGATACTTCTTACAAATGGTTTACTGCAAGTCTTACTTAATGTAGTGGTAATATTTCTACTATCTTTTTATCTTTTTAAACTTGATTTTAATACATCACTTATTATATCGTTGGCATTTTCGCTTTCATCAACCGCAATAGTGCTGACATATCTCAAGAAATCAAAAGATATTCTCACTCCGTATGGACAAAAGTCTATGGGAATACTTATATTTCAAGATTTAGCTGTTATCCCTATTTTATTACTTATTACATTTTTGACAAATGATACTTTATCTATAAGTGAAGTCCTGATTAGAACAGTTATTTCAGCTATCTTGGTACTTGTTTTTATGTTTACAATTGGAGAAAAAATAGTAAACGCTCTTCTTCAGTTTTCAGCAAAAGCAGAGTTGGAAGAGTTGTTTTTAGGCTCTGTTTTTTCCATTGTAATCGGTGCTTCACTACTTACTCACGAGATGGGTTTCACATACTCTTTGGGGGCATTTATGGCGGGGATGATTATAGCTGACACTAAATATAATGTAAAAGTTGAGTCAGATATCGCTACTTATAAAGACTTACTTCTGAGTGTGTTTTTCTTTGGTGTTGGAACAAAAATTGATATGATTTATTTTTTGGAAAACATGTTCATTGTTATTTTTATTTTCTTATTGGCAATGCTTTTTAAATCGATTGTAATTTATGCCATTATCAGACGAAACTCAGACAAAAATACTTCCGCAAAAACTGCTTTAGCCTTAGCTCAAATTGGTGAATTCTCTTTTGCTATCTTTGCAATTGCCGGTTCTCATAAACTTATAAGTGAAGAGATGACTAATTTTTTAATACTTGTAGGTGTAATGTCTATGATTCTGACTCCTTTTATACTAAGTCATATTTATAAAATTTCATCTTATTTTGAAAAAGAGTTTTATGAATCAGATGTTATCACCCCTATAAAATTAAAAAATCACATAGTTATCGCAGGGTTTGGGACTTTGGGAAGAAGAGTTGCAACAGACTTGAAGGCAAGAGGAGTTGACTTTGTTATCATCTCCGACAATCTAAAACATGTACTTCTTGCAAGAAAAGTAGGTTACTCGGCATATTTTGGGCACTTAAACAAGTTGCCTGTTCTAGAGTCTTTAGCAGTAGATGAAGCAAAAGCCATCATAATAACAGTAAGTGACGAGCATCAAAAAAGACTTATCAGCGAAGCAATACTCAACTTTTTTAAAGATACCAATATAATCATTAAAATTGACAACTCAGAAGAAAAACAAAATTTAAAAGATTTACAAGAGTTGGAGTTTGTGGATGCAAGTTATGAAATATCCAATGTACTTGTAAACCACGCGTTAAACAAGTAA